One genomic window of Nisaea sp. includes the following:
- a CDS encoding diguanylate cyclase yields MSAQDNSAQQQAPDSALSRPQLEEIVRELEAAMEETRQWLALFHRALVCRLRPDPEVVTEDAHRMSRFGRWYSTNRDDDIFSQPAFAMLVGMHQGLYAHAAILAVRGWKDDGIPAGEYDALLHKIDSFNEQAGRMARAFRAALSDLDPLTGTNTRMTMERELMREQQRMRRSGRPCSIAIADIDRFKSVNDTYGHQAGDRVLARVTRIIEDTLRPYDSIYRFGGEEFLISLPDSGPEDARRVLDRVRKTISETPIQIDKGDPLSVTVSFGVAQLVPRRSLKDIMERADRALYEAKNNGRDQVVVWTAELV; encoded by the coding sequence ATCTCGGCTCAGGATAACTCCGCGCAACAGCAGGCACCGGACTCAGCGCTGTCCCGTCCGCAGCTTGAGGAGATCGTACGCGAACTCGAAGCGGCGATGGAAGAGACGCGGCAATGGCTCGCGCTGTTTCACCGGGCGCTGGTTTGCCGCTTGCGCCCCGATCCGGAAGTGGTGACGGAAGATGCGCACCGGATGAGCCGCTTCGGCCGTTGGTACTCCACCAACCGGGATGACGACATTTTCTCCCAGCCAGCCTTCGCCATGCTCGTCGGCATGCATCAGGGGCTTTACGCGCATGCGGCTATCCTCGCTGTGCGGGGCTGGAAGGATGACGGAATCCCGGCCGGGGAATACGACGCACTGCTGCACAAGATCGACAGTTTCAACGAGCAGGCCGGCCGCATGGCCCGGGCCTTCCGGGCGGCGCTTTCCGATCTGGATCCGCTGACCGGCACGAACACCCGCATGACCATGGAGCGGGAACTGATGCGTGAGCAACAGCGGATGCGGCGCAGCGGCCGCCCCTGTTCAATCGCGATCGCCGACATTGACCGCTTCAAATCCGTTAACGATACCTATGGGCATCAGGCTGGAGACCGGGTACTCGCCCGCGTGACACGGATCATCGAAGACACGCTCCGGCCGTACGATTCGATTTATCGGTTCGGAGGCGAGGAGTTCCTGATCAGTCTGCCGGATTCCGGTCCGGAGGATGCCCGCCGGGTCCTCGACCGGGTCCGGAAGACCATCTCCGAAACACCGATCCAGATTGATAAAGGCGATCCGCTCTCCGTGACTGTATCGTTCGGTGTGGCGCAACTCGTGCCGAGACGGAGCCTGAAGGATATCATGGAGCGCGCTGACCGGGCGCTCTATGAGGCCAAGAACAACGGTCGGGATCAGGTCGTGGTCTGGACAGCGGAGCTGGTCTGA